The Vulpes vulpes isolate BD-2025 chromosome 8, VulVul3, whole genome shotgun sequence genome has a window encoding:
- the KRT2 gene encoding keratin, type II cytoskeletal 2 epidermal: MSCQISCKSRRGGGGGGGGGGGFRSFSSGSAVVSGGSRRSTRSFSCLSRHGGGGGGAGGGGFGSRSLVGLGGTKSISISVAGGGGSFGSGGGFGGRGGGFGGGSGFGGGSGFGGGGFGGGGFGGGSGFGGGGFGGGGFGGGRFGGGGGLGGFGGPGGFGPGGFPGGGIHEVSINESLLQPLNVKVDPEIQNVKSQEREQIKTLNNKFASFIDKVRFLEQQNQVLQTKWELLQQLDVSTRTTNLEPIFQAYIAKLKKYVDTLSAERTSQGSELNNMQDLVEDFKKKYEDEINKRTAAENDFVTLKKDVDNTYMTKVELQAKTDVLTQELEFIKFLFDAELSQMQTQISETNVILSMDNNRSLDLDSIISEVKAQYEEIAQKSKAEAEALYHSKYEELQVTAGKHGDSLKEVKMEISELNRMIQRLQGEIAHVKKQCKSVQEAIAEAEQKGEHAVKDAQGKLSDLEEALQQAREDLARLLRDYQELMNVKLALDVEIATYRKLLEGEECRMSGDLSSNVTVSVTSSSMSSSVTSRAGFGGYGSGGRGSSSGGGGFSSGSGSYSSGGRGSSSRGGGGGGYGSGGGSRGGSGSGGGYGSGGSSRGGSGSGGGSAGKYSSGGGSRGGSGSGGGYGSSSGGGYGSGGGSRGGSSSEKGGSGSGSSVTFSFR; this comes from the exons ATGAGTTGTCAGATCTCATGTAAATCtcgaagaggaggaggaggaggaggaggaggaggaggaggattccGGAGCTTCAGCAGTGGCTCAGCCGTGGTCTCCGGTGGGAGCAGGAGATCAACCCGTAGCTTCTCCTGCTTGAGCCGCCACGGCGGTGGCGGAGGGGGCGCCGGCGGTGGCGGCTTTGGCAGTCGGAGTCTTGTTGGCCTCGGAGGCACCAAGAGCATCTCCATTAGTGTGGCTGGAGGAGGCGGAAGCTTTGGCTCCGGTGGTGGATTTGGTGGCAGAGGAGGTGGCTTTGGAGGTGGCAGCGGCTTTGGAGGAGGCAGCGGCTTCGGTGGAGGTGGCTTTGGAGGCGGCGGTTTTGGAGGAGGCAGCGGCTTTGGAGGCGGTGGTTTCGGTGGAGGCGGCTTTGGCGGAGGCCGCTTTGGAGGTGGCGGTGGCCTTGGAGGTTTTGGGGGTCCTGGTGGCTTTGGGCCCGGAGGATTCCCAGGTGGAGGCATCCACGAAGTCTCCATCAATGAGAGTCTCCTGCAGCCTCTCAACGTGAAAGTTGACCCAGAGATCCAGAACGTGAAGTCTCAGGAGCGGGAGCAGATCAAAACGCTCAACAACAAATTTGCTTCTTTCATTGACAAG GTGCGGTTCCTGGAGCAGCAGAACCAGGTGCTGCAGACCAAGTGGGAGCTGCTGCAGCAGCTGGATGTGAGCACCCGCACTACCAACCTGGAGCCCATCTTTCAAGCGTACATCGCCAAGCTGAAGAAATACGTGGACACACTTTCTGCGGAACGAACATCGCAAGGTTCAGAGCTGAACAACATGCAGGATCTTGTCGAAGATTTTAAGAAGAA GTATGAGGATGAAATCAACAAGCGCACAGCTGCCGAGAATGATTTTGTGACACTTAAAAAG GACGTGGACAATACCTACATGACCAAGGTGGAGCTGCAGGCCAAGACGGACGTGCTGACCCAGGAGCTTGAGTTCATTAAATTCCTTTTTGATGCG GAACTGTCCCAGATGCAGACTCAGATCAGCGAAACCAATGTCATCCTGTCCATGGACAACAACCGCAGCCTGGACCTAGACAGCATCATCTCTGAGGTCAAAGCCCAGTATGAGGAGATCGCCCAGAAGAGCAAGGCTGAGGCCGAAGCTCTCTACCACAGCAAG TACGAAGAGCTCCAGGTGACTGCAGGGAAACACGGAGACAGCCTGAAGGAGGTCAAGATGGAGATCAGCGAGCTGAACCGCATGATCCAGAGGCTGCAAGGGGAGATAGCCCACGTGAAGAAGCAG tGTAAGAGCGTGCAAGAAGCCATTGCAGAagctgagcagaagggagagcaCGCGGTCAAAGATGCTCAGGGCAAGCTCTCGGACCTGGAGGAGGCTCTGCAGCAGGCCAGGGAGGACCTGGCCCGGCTGCTGCGTGACTACCAGGAGCTCATGAACGTCAAGCTGGCCCTGGACGTGGAGATCGCCACCTACCGCAAGCTGCTGGAGGGCGAGGAGTGCAG GATGTCCGGAGACCTCAGCAGCAACGTGACTGTCT CTGTGACCAGCAGCTCCATGTCCTCCAGCGTGACATCCAGGGCCGGCTTTGGAGGCTATGGTTCTGGAGGTAGAGGATCCAGTTCTGGAGGAGGAGGATTCAGCTCTGGAAGTGGCAGTTACAGCTCTGGAGGCAGAGGATCGAGCTCCAGAGGTGGCGGTGGAGGAGGCTACGGCTCTGGCGGCGGCTCCAGAGGCGGCTCTGGCTCTGGAGGAGGATATGGTTCTGGAGGCAGCTCCAGGGGCGGCTCTGGCTCTGGAGGTGGCAGTGCAGGAAAATATAGCTCGGGAGGTGGCTCTAGAGGAGGTTCTGGCTCTGGGGGAGGATATGGCTCCAGCTCTGGAGGAGGCTATGGCTCTGGAGGTGGCTCTAGAGGAGGTTCCAGCTCCGAAAagggtggttctggctcaggctCCAGTGTGACCTTCTCTTTTAGATAA